Within Myxococcales bacterium, the genomic segment AATGCGATTCTCGAAAGTCCCCGCTATATAAATATTGTTTGCGCTATCAACGCCCATGACGGAGACGAGGTCCCAATCCGTACCGCCAAAGCTCTGGGCCCACTGTTGGATGCAATCGTTGCAACTGCCACCGCAGTCCACGCCGCTCTCATCGCCATTCTGTTGCCCATCCGTACATGATGGTTCAACGGAGCTGTCGGGAAGGGAACTATCGGGAACTGAGCTGTCGGGAACGGAGCCGTCTGGTGCAGACGTATTACTGTGCGGATCGTAGCCAAGGCGTCCGCAGGACGTTAGGACAACCAGGGGGAGCAACCGCAACCAAATTCTAACGCAAGCCACACTTCATTTTGACAGGAAAGCTCCGGCGGTGCTAGCAAGCAACCATCTTCGCGGATGCGCATCGTTGCATAGACAATCCGCATGTAGGTTGGACTCCGTCCCTTGTATACACAGCCGCACTGCTCTGGGTTTTCTATAACCTGTCTTGGGGCGTTCTTACGGGTGGCCCAACTTGCCTGACTTCGGGAGTTGGGCCACAGGAACAATCCATCGGCACGCTCTAAGCAGGCGCAGCGGGGCGAAACCCACGGCGTTTGCAGCGGTAGGCCACCTTGTACTCTTCGCCGTAATTCTCGCATATAAAACGAGCCGAGGATATGCGAGGGGCGCATGGCAACTTCTGTCCAGCGCTTCCATTAGATGAGGTGACGCATTTAGCAAAATGGCTAAGCGGAGCGACCCCGCCCGTTTAGCGGCGTTCGAGACGGCGCTCTTTTTGCCGCTCACGGTACCGACGCAGCGCTGGGGCCAATATTTCTCCGATAAGCCCGCGATAATCAATGCCCGCGGCCTCGGCGATCACACACAGATCCGAAAATCCCGGTGTTAGACCAGGGAGTGGATTACATTCCACAAAACTGACGCGCCCTTCTTGGTCCAAACGAAAATCGATCCTCGCAATGTCTCGACAACCGAGTGCCATGAACACGCCGCGTGCCGCGCGCTCAAGCTCCCTATGAAGCACCATGTCAATGTTAGCCGGCACTTCAAAGCGAATGTCGCGGCCTTCAAACTTGTGCGCGTACGAATATACTGGATACCGATCCGACGTGTCCGTAAATAGCACCTCCATCGCCGGCAACACGCGCGGACGTTTCTCTCCCAAAAGAGCCACCGTAAACTCTCGGCCGGGCAGATATGTTTCTACAAGCATGGGTTGCCGATACTTTTCAAGCCCCTGACGCGCTAAGTCACGCAGCTCTGACTCCGATTCGGCTACATTCGTGAGAAATATGCCTTTTGAGCTGCCCTCATGAAGTGGTTTCACGATCACTGGAAACGAAAGCTCAGGAGGAATGCGCTCTTTCCCCGTATGGATTACCATCCCTTCCGGCGTATGAAATCCCGCCTGCCTCACTAACCGCTTGGCGAGCCCCTTATCGAGCGCCAAAGAAAGCGCCGTGGGATCAGAACCCGTGTAGGGAATTCCAAGCAACTCCAACAGAGCGGGGACCTGCGCCTCACGGGCGCGACCTTCAATCCCTTCAGCGACGTTAAATACAACATCGAGATTCTGCAGCGGAAGAATCGATGGCAACTCCGGTGTGGCTTGGAGTTCTAAGACCTCGTGTCCGTAGGAAACAATAGCCTCCTTGATGGCCGCAATCGTTTCAGGTGAGTCAAACTCTGCGTCCGCATCGCTATGTGAGGAAGCGCTTTCACTCTTTAAATTGAAAATGAGACCAATGCGCAAGGTGGCGCGCCGACGGGGCATTCGGCTCCTTGAGACCGGCATACCATAGCGATCCGCGGCACTTCGCACGACCGCCTCAAGCACCAACTCAGGCGTGTTTAGCCCCGCCATCGCACCGGAGGCGTACACGGAAGCGCCTTGCTCAAGGCTGGGCAGCGCATTGACCTCAATAAAGTATACCTCGCCACTCTCTGCGATCCTAAAATCAATCCTGCCTAGATCGTGCACGCCTAGCACCTTGAACACGGTGTGGGCGAGAGCCATCACCCGGCAGCGCTCTTGTTCGCTGAGCTTGGCGGGCACCTCGACATGCACAGCGTCACTGCATGTCGTTTTCAATTCAAAATCATACACCTGGTACTTGCGATGCTTAGTCACGCGCTCGTCAATACGGTAGGATGCTGGCTCTAAGACACCGCCGGTTTTCGACGAACCTCGTTCCAAAAACGGCACCACGATGTCACGACCGACAATAAATTCTTCAAGCAACACTCCCGCTGGAAATCGCGGAAGCAACTCCACTACACGAGCCCATAGCTGGTCCTTGGAGTCCACGACAGAGTTTGCCGTAATGCCCATCGAACTCCCTTCATAGTTGGGCTTCACGATGAGAGGAAATCGCACTGGCTGATCATTGAGCGCTGCCAAATCGTGAACGACGATTCCTTTCGGCGACGTAATACCGTGGGGCGTAAGCAGCATTTTGGTTAGCTGCTTATCTAGTGTGAGCGCACAGGTGTAGGCATCGGAGCCAGTAAACGGCAGGCCGAGACGATCAAATAGCGCTGGAAAAAATGCTTCTCGGAATCGGCCGTGAGAACCTTCTGCGGTGTTAAACACCAAATCGGGACCAAGCGCCTCAAGGCGGGCAACCACACGCGATGCCGGCCCGGACACCTCGATGGGCTCAACATCATGCCCGAGCGAGCGCAGCCCATCGGTGATCTTACCCACCGTCTCTGGCGTATCGAATTCCGCCTCGTCCTCACTCTTGGACAGTTGAAGATTATGGGTAAATGCAATGCGCATCCGCAAATCTCGGTAGTGTTGGCACGATACCACTTTCCGCGCCCCCAACCCACATTGACGCGAAATACATCTGAGGCTATCTCAACACGGATGGCTCTATTGCGGCGGGTGCTCAAACGATTTCACGAGATCGGTGGGCCGTTGATAAGC encodes:
- a CDS encoding D-alanine--D-alanine ligase, with product MRIAFTHNLQLSKSEDEAEFDTPETVGKITDGLRSLGHDVEPIEVSGPASRVVARLEALGPDLVFNTAEGSHGRFREAFFPALFDRLGLPFTGSDAYTCALTLDKQLTKMLLTPHGITSPKGIVVHDLAALNDQPVRFPLIVKPNYEGSSMGITANSVVDSKDQLWARVVELLPRFPAGVLLEEFIVGRDIVVPFLERGSSKTGGVLEPASYRIDERVTKHRKYQVYDFELKTTCSDAVHVEVPAKLSEQERCRVMALAHTVFKVLGVHDLGRIDFRIAESGEVYFIEVNALPSLEQGASVYASGAMAGLNTPELVLEAVVRSAADRYGMPVSRSRMPRRRATLRIGLIFNLKSESASSHSDADAEFDSPETIAAIKEAIVSYGHEVLELQATPELPSILPLQNLDVVFNVAEGIEGRAREAQVPALLELLGIPYTGSDPTALSLALDKGLAKRLVRQAGFHTPEGMVIHTGKERIPPELSFPVIVKPLHEGSSKGIFLTNVAESESELRDLARQGLEKYRQPMLVETYLPGREFTVALLGEKRPRVLPAMEVLFTDTSDRYPVYSYAHKFEGRDIRFEVPANIDMVLHRELERAARGVFMALGCRDIARIDFRLDQEGRVSFVECNPLPGLTPGFSDLCVIAEAAGIDYRGLIGEILAPALRRYRERQKERRLERR